From Watersipora subatra chromosome 2, tzWatSuba1.1, whole genome shotgun sequence, one genomic window encodes:
- the LOC137388769 gene encoding uncharacterized protein — protein sequence MQQTADLYDFNVSWEPFFLFPGLTDEGVEKLPRMKNPSILEQMRQRAASVGIKFSGRSKRLPNTFPGHQMLEYCKTLDNSTNVQSNVAERIFKNYLCEDQLLNRGVLNKIAEELCFDMAAYEGYMDCADNSKKVEETALSWKSKPIPSVPHFIINGETHISGSLEPDAFAKTFAFIADNQK from the exons ATGCAGCAGACGGCTGACTTGTACGATTTCAATGTTTCTTGGGAGCCATTTTTCCTCTTTCCTGGTCTTACAGATGAAGGAGTTGAGAAACTTCCCAGAATGAAAAATCCCAG CATTCTTGAACAAATGCGACAGCGGGCAGCTTCTGTAGGAATCAAATTTAGTGGACGGTCTAAACGACTACCTAACACGTTTCCTGGCCACCAAATGCTGGAGTATTGTAAAACATTGGATAATTCGACGAATGTGCAGAGCAACGTAGCTGAACGAATATTCAAG AATTACCTCTGTGAAGATCAGTTGCTTAACAGAGGAGTCTTAAACAAAATAGCAGAAGAGCTATGTTTTGATATGGCTGCCTATGAGGGTTACATGGActgtgcagacaactccaagaaAGTAGAAGAGACTGCTCTTTCTTGGAAATCAAAACCTATCCCGA GTGTaccacattttattattaatggAGAGACACATATCTCAGGTTCACTGGAGCCCGACGCATTTGCAAAGACATTTGCTTTTATAGCAGACAATCAGAAATAA
- the LOC137387534 gene encoding uncharacterized protein, with amino-acid sequence MQQTAHLYDFRVTYEPFLLRPGLPPEGMEKPEKLKTISKTGQLYKLGESVGIDFTGKAQRFPNTLIGHQMMEYCKSLDPTRKLQSQVVERVFKAYFTDGLLPNRSLLDGFASSLGFNTSAYTGYMDSIDNLKKTENTARSWMSKVTTGVPFYIINGEPQFSGIQEPDTFVKVFAKFAARK; translated from the exons ATGCAGCAGACGGCTCACTTGTACGACTTTAGAGTGACTTATGAGCCATTTCTTCTTCGACCAGGACTTCCTCCTGAAGGAATGGAGAAGCCAGAAAAGCTCAAAACTATCAG CAAGACAGGCCAGTTATACAAGCTGGGAGAGTCGGTTGGTATAGACTTTACCGGCAAAGCTCAGCGGTTTCCTAACACCTTAATTGGCCATCAGATGATGGAATACTGCAAGTCCCTCGACCCAACCCGAAAGTTGCAAAGTCAGGTTGTCGAGAGAGTTTTTAAG GCTTATTTCACCGATGGCTTATTGCCAAACAGATCCCTCCTGGACGGCTTCGCTTCTAGTCTTGGCTTTAACACTTCTGCATATACCGGCTACATGGACTCTATAGACAACCTGAAAAAAACGGAGAATACCGCTAGGTCATGGATGTCAAAGGTCACCACAG GAGTGCCATTCTATATAATCAATGGGGAGCCTCAGTTCTCCGGTATCCAAGAGCCTGACACATTCGTCAAGGTGTTTGCCAAGTTTGCCGCTAGAAAATAG